From Pleurocapsa sp. PCC 7319:
AACGACCTGGAAGCTCGGAATAATCTTCTTGCTTGTTAACCAGCATAATGGCAAACAAGATCAGGACATTGACTGCACCAACGTAGACTAAAATTTGAGCCGCAGCCACAAAATCAGCATTGAGTAAGATATATAAACCGGAAATACTCACAAATACTGCTGCTAACAGAAAAGCCGAATGAACGATTCTCGGTAACAAGACAACCCCTAAAGCTGTCCCAATCATCATTACTGCCAAAATGCCAAAAGAAACTATCTGCACTCCTTCAGCTAAATTCACCTTGTTCTCCTCTTTCTAAATTATTTAATCAATGGAATTACTTGCAATTTTGAAGATTTTAAGTTTTTAGGTATTAGGTTACTGGTAATTAATTTTTCTAGTACCTAACACCTAAAGACCTATTTACTTGCTTCTTCCGTTTTAGGTTTAGCAGCTTCTATTTCCGCTAAAATCTCTTCGGGACGTTTACCCGCACGTTGGGAACCAACAGGTAAATCGTGAGGATCGTTCACGCCCTTGGGTAAGTAGGCAAACTCTTTTAGAGGATTCACCATGGGATCTTGAGTGACTTTGTAAGGCAAGCGACCTAGAGCAACGTTATCGTAATTCAGCTCATGACGGTCATAAGAAGCTAATTCATATTCTTCCGTCATCGAAAGACAATTTGTCGGGCAGTATTCTACACAATTACCGCAGAAGATACAGACTCCAAAGTCAATACTGTAATGATTGAGTTTTTTCTTTTTAGCTTTTTTGTCAAATTCCCAATCCACTACAGGTAGGTTAATCGGACAAACTCGAACACAAACTTCACAGGCAATGCATTTATCAAATTCGTAATGAATTCTACCGCGATAGCGTTCAGAAGGGACTAATTTTTCGTAAGGATACTGAACGGTTACGGGACGACGCTGCATATGATCGAAGGTAACAGAAAGCCCTTGACCAATATATTTAGCAGCTTGCCAACTTTCCTTGGCATAGTCTTGGACTTGTTTGAGAATCTTAAACATGATTTGTAGTTGATTTAGATACTGTATGATTGGCGATTAATTTAGATAGTTAAATCAATTAGGATTGAGAATCATATATCTTATTTCCAGTTGTTGCTACTAACCGCCAAA
This genomic window contains:
- the ndhI gene encoding NAD(P)H-quinone oxidoreductase subunit I, whose amino-acid sequence is MFKILKQVQDYAKESWQAAKYIGQGLSVTFDHMQRRPVTVQYPYEKLVPSERYRGRIHYEFDKCIACEVCVRVCPINLPVVDWEFDKKAKKKKLNHYSIDFGVCIFCGNCVEYCPTNCLSMTEEYELASYDRHELNYDNVALGRLPYKVTQDPMVNPLKEFAYLPKGVNDPHDLPVGSQRAGKRPEEILAEIEAAKPKTEEASK